The following coding sequences are from one Nicotiana tabacum cultivar K326 chromosome 1, ASM71507v2, whole genome shotgun sequence window:
- the LOC107774982 gene encoding pentatricopeptide repeat-containing protein At4g02820, mitochondrial-like: protein MLLRLVRRSFVAVRPLSTEAATAVKSTSLGGGTSSSTSLEGGTSITTSLKGGSSTTISTGGRDTLGKRLLSLIYAKRSAVIAIRKWKEEGHPVRKYELNRIVRELRRHKRYKHALEVCEWMRVQDDIQLLHGDYAVHLDLIAKVRGMNSAEKFFEDLPDKLKAQTTCTALLHNYVQHKNTAKAEALMEKMSECGFLKCALPYNHMLSLYISQGQLEKVPRLIQELKKNTSPDIVTYNLELAVCASQNDVEAAEKTFLELKKAKLDPDWITFSTLTNIYIKSSLKDKAKSTLREMEKRISRKVRAAYGSLLSLHTNLESKDEVLRIWKKMKSIFRKLNDAEYTCMISSLLKLDEFGEAMNLYTEWESVSVTRDSRISNLLLAADINKNEMEKAVDFHNRTVQKGVSPSYTTWELLTWGYLKQKEMGKVLEYFKKAVTSVSKWDPDAKMVQEMFHVVEEQGNVQVAEQLLVTLRHAKYGNTEIYNALLRTYAKAGKMPMIVAERMKKDNVKMDEETQKLITLTSKMTVTEVPSSIA from the exons ATGTTGCTCCGTTTGGTTCGGCGATCTTTTGTTGCTGTTCGCCCTTTATCGACTGAAGCTGCAACGGCAGTGAAGTCCACAAGTTTAGGAGGTGGCACAAGCTCTAGCACAAGTTTAGAAGGTGGCACTAGTATTACCACAAGCTTAAAAGGTGGTTCTAGTACTACCATAAGTACTGGTGGCAGAGACACGCTAGGGAAGAGGCTTTTGAGCTTGATCTATGCAAAGCGTAGTGCTGTCATTGCTATACGCAAGTGGAAGGAAGAAGGGCACCCTGTCCGCAAGTATGAGCTCAATCGTATTGTTCGGGAGTTGCGAAGACACAAACGATATAAACATGCCCTTGAG GTTTGTGAATGGATGAGGGTACAGGATGATATCCAACTATTACATGGTGACTATGCAGTTCATTTGGACTTGATTGCAAAAGTTCGTGGTATGAACAGTGCAGAGAAGTTCTTTGAAGACCTACCTGATAAACTGAAGGCCCAGACCACTTGTACCGCCCTTCTCCACAACTATGTCCAGCACAAGAATACTGCTAAAGCTGAGGCTTTGATGGAAAAAATGTCCGAATGTGGTTTCTTGAAATGCGCTCTTCCTTATAATCATATGCTTTCCTTATACATATCCCAAGGGCAACTAGAGAAGGTTCCCCGCCTGATtcaggaattgaagaaaaataccTCTCCTGATATTGTCACATACAACCTGGAGTTGGCAGTTTGTGCATCCCAGAATGATGTTGAAGCTGCAGAGAAAACATTCCTCGAGCTAAAGAAGGCAAAATTGGATCCTGACTggataacatttagcacattaacaAACATCTATATTAAAAGCTCACTTAAGGATAAAGCAAAGTCAACTTTGAGAGAAATGGAGAAAAGGATTTCCAGAAAGGTTCGAGCTGCATATGGTTCTCTCCTTAGTTTGCATACAAATCTAGAGAGCAAGGATGAAGTTTTGCGAATATGGAAGAAGATGAAGTCAATCTTCCGTAAATTGAATGATGCAGAATATACTTGTATGATATCTTCTCTATTGAAACTGGATGAGTTCGGAGAAGCAATGAATCTGTATACTGAATGGGAATCTGTCTCTGTGACGAGGGATTCTAGGATTTCGAATTTACTTCTTGCTGCTGACATTAACAAAAATGAGATGGAAAAGGCTGTCGATTTTCACAACAGAACGGTGCAGAAAGGCGTTTCTCCTAGCTACACCACTTGGGAGCTTCTTACATGGGGTTATTTGAAGCAAAAGGAAATGGGTAAAGTTCTAGAATATTTCAAAAAAGCTGTTACTAGTGTTTCAAAATGGGATCCTGATGCAAAGATGGTTCAAGAGATGTTTCATGTAGTTGAAGAGCAGGGCAATGTTCAGGTGGCAGAGCAGTTGCTAGTTACCCTTCGACATGCTAAATATGGTAATACAGAGATATATAATGCACTTCTCCGAACTTATGCAAAAGCGGGTAAGATGCCAATGATAGTTGCAGAGAGGATGAAAAAGGATAATGTGAAGATGGATGAGGAGACTCAAAAGCTAATTACATTAACTAGCAAGATGACTGTGACTGAGGTTCCAAGTTCTATTGCTTAA